Proteins encoded by one window of Halorubrum ruber:
- a CDS encoding type II toxin-antitoxin system VapC family toxin, which translates to MVGFPRLQAREEVKTSDYVYDETVTLTQRRTGDVDAGLEVGRRIRGAGYPSAIELLHSSPTLVDRAVSVHQTYADHELSFTDAMTVAMVEYHEIDGVLSFDDDFDGIVSRLVPDTLSSQ; encoded by the coding sequence GTGGTGGGATTCCCGCGTCTTCAGGCGCGGGAGGAGGTCAAGACGAGCGACTACGTCTACGACGAAACGGTCACGCTGACGCAGCGGCGGACAGGAGATGTCGACGCCGGGCTTGAAGTGGGACGGCGCATTCGCGGTGCGGGATACCCCTCGGCCATCGAACTACTCCATTCGTCTCCGACGCTTGTCGATCGTGCCGTGTCCGTCCACCAGACGTACGCCGACCACGAGCTCAGTTTCACGGACGCGATGACCGTCGCGATGGTCGAATACCACGAGATAGACGGGGTGTTGAGTTTCGACGACGACTTCGACGGGATCGTTTCCCGACTCGTTCCGGACACACTATCGTCCCAGTAA
- a CDS encoding RNA-guided endonuclease InsQ/TnpB family protein — protein sequence MGARILCRNRWPRFERDCRELHPTAQGGQLVTELTKTLELKLVEPNAHKRRKLRETREAYQHALQDAFDAECTTQTEANDVVVSYDLSGYSKNALKKYVPQLTTTYNADELHDDHAVRFTNEGLRLDHKPENAIEWYVKIPHHEDYDLWIPAQPNPEQRDWLEALNAGDATMGESRLFERDRAWYLHVTATRDVEERSEASADERTPIGVDIGEASLVTVCHRDDHGSPTAPELWADEGKTVRRLRKNYFTATRRLQERGSDRIAESFGEDVWNQIDDILHTVTREVVEYAESVEDPVLVLEDLTYIRESMDYGDFMNRRLHGWGFAKLHAQIRYKAVEKGIPVESVNPRNTSKECHACGEVGYRPRQATFKCTNGACWMGEYQADLNGAINIADRYLSGESHSREHTDGNDSAEDGGRLTAPQDTQADAETQQETLGTYAS from the coding sequence ATGGGCGCGAGGATACTATGCAGGAACCGCTGGCCACGTTTCGAGCGAGACTGTCGAGAACTACATCCAACAGCACAAGGAGGGCAACTCGTGACCGAACTCACGAAGACGCTCGAACTCAAGCTGGTCGAGCCGAACGCGCACAAACGGAGAAAACTCCGTGAGACGCGAGAAGCCTACCAGCACGCCCTTCAGGATGCGTTCGACGCCGAATGTACCACACAGACCGAAGCGAACGACGTGGTTGTCAGCTACGACCTGAGCGGGTACTCGAAGAACGCGCTGAAAAAGTACGTCCCACAACTCACGACCACGTACAACGCGGATGAACTCCACGACGACCACGCTGTACGCTTCACCAATGAAGGGCTACGGCTCGACCACAAGCCCGAGAACGCCATCGAGTGGTACGTCAAAATCCCACATCATGAGGACTACGACCTCTGGATACCAGCACAACCGAATCCCGAACAGCGGGACTGGCTGGAAGCGTTGAACGCAGGAGACGCCACGATGGGCGAGAGCCGGCTGTTTGAGCGGGACAGGGCGTGGTATCTCCACGTCACTGCCACCCGTGACGTGGAGGAACGCTCCGAGGCGTCCGCCGACGAACGGACGCCCATCGGAGTGGACATCGGGGAAGCGTCACTCGTCACGGTGTGTCACCGCGACGACCACGGGTCCCCGACCGCGCCCGAACTGTGGGCCGACGAAGGCAAGACTGTCCGTCGGCTCCGCAAGAACTACTTTACCGCCACGCGACGGCTTCAAGAACGCGGAAGCGACCGTATCGCTGAGTCCTTCGGAGAGGACGTGTGGAATCAGATAGACGACATACTCCACACCGTCACCCGCGAAGTCGTGGAGTACGCCGAATCCGTCGAGGATCCTGTACTGGTTCTCGAAGATCTGACGTACATACGGGAGTCGATGGACTATGGCGACTTCATGAATCGACGTCTCCACGGATGGGGGTTCGCCAAACTCCACGCGCAGATACGCTACAAGGCCGTCGAGAAGGGCATCCCTGTCGAGTCTGTGAACCCACGCAACACGTCGAAGGAGTGCCATGCGTGCGGTGAAGTGGGATACCGCCCGCGACAGGCGACGTTCAAATGTACGAACGGTGCTTGCTGGATGGGCGAGTACCAAGCGGACCTGAACGGCGCAATAAATATCGCAGATCGCTACCTCAGTGGAGAGAGCCATTCAAGAGAACACACGGATGGCAATGACTCGGCTGAGGATGGGGGGCGTTTGACCGCCCCACAAGACACCCAAGCCGATGCTGAAACCCAGCAGGAGACGCTTGGGACGTATGCGTCTTGA
- a CDS encoding sugar phosphate nucleotidyltransferase, with protein sequence MDAVIPAAGRGSRLGELTADRPKGLVEVAGRPLLAHVFETAVEAGADELVVIVGYEAAQIVDRFGDSFAGVPITYVHQRERLGLGHAVLQAEPHVGETFLLVNGDNVFGGSVAPVVTAVEEVDAALAVEEVSPAVAATTGVIETDEAGHVTGIVEKPADPSSTLVTTGCYVLPADVFHACALLRPSAEGEYQLSEAVGLLVRAEYEVATVRVSERVNVNTLEDVARASELVKRK encoded by the coding sequence ATGGACGCGGTCATCCCCGCTGCCGGCCGCGGCAGTCGACTCGGCGAGCTGACGGCGGACCGACCGAAGGGACTCGTCGAGGTCGCGGGGCGGCCCCTCCTCGCGCACGTCTTCGAGACGGCGGTCGAGGCTGGAGCCGACGAGCTGGTCGTGATCGTCGGGTACGAGGCAGCGCAGATCGTCGACCGGTTCGGCGATAGTTTCGCGGGCGTTCCGATCACGTACGTCCACCAGCGCGAGCGGCTGGGGCTCGGGCACGCGGTGTTACAGGCGGAACCGCACGTGGGCGAGACTTTTCTGCTCGTGAACGGCGACAACGTCTTCGGGGGGAGCGTCGCGCCCGTGGTTACGGCTGTCGAGGAGGTGGACGCCGCGCTCGCGGTCGAGGAGGTTTCGCCCGCGGTCGCGGCGACGACCGGCGTGATCGAGACGGACGAGGCGGGGCACGTGACGGGAATCGTCGAGAAGCCGGCCGATCCGTCGTCGACGCTCGTCACGACCGGGTGTTACGTCCTGCCGGCGGACGTCTTTCATGCCTGTGCGCTGCTCCGGCCGTCGGCCGAGGGCGAGTACCAGTTGAGCGAGGCCGTGGGGTTGTTGGTGCGGGCGGAATACGAGGTGGCGACGGTTCGGGTGAGTGAGCGCGTGAACGTGAACACGCTGGAGGACGTGGCGCGGGCGAGTGAGTTGGTGAAGAGAAAGTAG